The region TGATCTGGAAGTGCTGAGCAGCGGCGACTCTGCCGAACTGGCTCGCCAAGCCGCCGATTGTCCGATCTGGCTCGGCCAGCCGGACCTGCTGGCGACGCTGTTGCGTCAAGGTCACCAACCGCAATGGCTGCAATCGACCTGGGCTGGCATCACGCCGCTGCTGGCCGATGGCTTGCCGCGTCACTATCGCCTGACCAGGGCGGTGGGCATTTTTGGCCAGGTCATGGCGGAATACGTACTGACGTATATGCTTGGCCACGAGCGCGAAGTGCTGGCGCGTCTGGTCAGTCAGGTCGAGCGCAAATGGGACAATCGCCTGGGCCAGAGCCTGGCGGGACGTAAGGCGTTGATCGTTGGCACCGGCGACATCGGTCGTACCGTGGCGCAGTTTCTGCTGCCGTTTGGCGTCGAGTTGTATGGCATCGCCAGCAGCACCCGTGAGCAGGCACCGTTTGTCGAAGTCGGTGCGTTGGAAGACTTGCCGCGTTTGGTCGGTGAAGTGGATTACGTGATCAATCTGCTGCCCAACACACCGAATACGCACGACCTGTACGACGCGGCGCTGTTTAAGCAGTTCAAGTCCACGGGTGTGTTCATCAACGTTGGGCGCGGTGTGGCCGTGGTCGATGCTGACCTGGTGGAGGCCTTGAAAGAGGGCCATCTGGCGGGTGCGGTGATCGACGTCTGCCGCCAGGAGCCTTTACCGCAACGGCACCCGTTCTGGACCGCCTGGGGCTTGTTGCTGACCGGCCACAGTTCGGCACCGACTTCGCCATCAATGATGGTGAACCTGTTTGTCGAAAACCTGCGGGCGTATCAGGCTGGCGAAGTGTTGCGCGGCGAAGTGGACTTCAGTCGCGGGTATTGAAACCGCCTCAATGAGCGTTCCCACACCGTGGGAACGCTCAATTCAAGAGCGAGCTATCGAGGACTTTGGACGGTTCCCCAATCACGCTTTCAGCCAGCTGAATGAACTCCTTGGTGTCAATACGCCCCATATGCATCGCCCCTTGCAAGACGTCGTCAAGCGAGCGCTTGTTGCGGGTTTTCAGGCGTATCTCACGGTCAAGTTCTCCCAGCACCACCACGGCTTTCGAGACCTGAGCCGGGCTGATCTGCACCCCGCGTAATGTGCTCACCTTCTGGCTGTCTTTGGTCAATTTGCCCTGCAATGCCTCATACCGCTCATCACTTATGCCGCCGGCACGGCGCACCAGTTCAAGGGCGTAATATTCGGCAAACCCTTCGCTGATCCAGTTGCTACGCTGCCTGTCGTTGATTCGCCCGAACATCTTGGCCAGTTCACGCATCAATGCACTGTTGCCGCTTTCGCTGACCATGGGCAGTTTGCTGTTGATATAGATCGATTCATGCCCCGCCATACTGCCGCGCCACATGGGGTCACTGGCGCCGACAATCAGCAGCTTGGTCGGGTGACGCGGATAAAGCGCCTGCACCTGCGGCCAGACAAAAGTCAGCAGCGTCAGCACGTCCATGCGGTGCATGCCCTGGCCACGGGGGGAGGCAACGGTGACTTCGGTTTCTCCCAGTCGTGTGCGCCGACTACCCAACTGCCCGGCGAGTACCCAGCCGGTGGGCCGGTCGAACAGTCGAGAGACGTTATC is a window of Pseudomonas sp. DC1.2 DNA encoding:
- a CDS encoding D-2-hydroxyacid dehydrogenase, yielding MRVLIAEHDHPVYAQLLRQAAPDLEVLSSGDSAELARQAADCPIWLGQPDLLATLLRQGHQPQWLQSTWAGITPLLADGLPRHYRLTRAVGIFGQVMAEYVLTYMLGHEREVLARLVSQVERKWDNRLGQSLAGRKALIVGTGDIGRTVAQFLLPFGVELYGIASSTREQAPFVEVGALEDLPRLVGEVDYVINLLPNTPNTHDLYDAALFKQFKSTGVFINVGRGVAVVDADLVEALKEGHLAGAVIDVCRQEPLPQRHPFWTAWGLLLTGHSSAPTSPSMMVNLFVENLRAYQAGEVLRGEVDFSRGY